A single window of Toxotes jaculatrix isolate fToxJac2 chromosome 4, fToxJac2.pri, whole genome shotgun sequence DNA harbors:
- the ltv1 gene encoding protein LTV1 homolog — protein sequence MPHRKKKSFIEKKKAVTFHLVHRSQRDPLAADEKAPQHVLLPATQLEAEKRREEQRKFGVFFDDNYDYLQHLKVASAPSELVAAGPSHTDRQVVQLHDEEDGDTDQTFPAASINLPSSVFASEFEEEVGLLNKAAPVSGPRLDMDPDIVAALDEDFNYDDPDNILDDDFIIKANSASGTVELEGDYDEDGDDDDEWEDTDEEGDFDSEGGFSGDEDMEGQRREFLFMDEETKSRFTEYSLTSSVIRRNEQLTLLDDRFEKFYEQFDDDEIGALDNAELEGFIEPDSARLEEVIKDYFKQKEKEFQRPDDLGPKELPVVKEEEEDEEEEEEMDTVVIEAPEEKWDCETIISTYSNIYNRPKVIEEPPKPKPIHVSSKTGIPLDVLPARGLTAKQAERMTMINDSDLPRVSTQPRNKEESKEERKARKQAIKDERKERRAEKKANKTAFKEEKLRQEKQMLNLRTNIQGLKL from the exons ATG CCTCATCGGAAGAAGAAGTCGTTCATTGAAAAGAAGAAGGCCGTGACCTTTCACCTGGTTCACAGGAGTCAGAGGGATCCGCTGGCTGCAGATGAGAAAGCGCCACAGCACGTCCTCCTGCCGGCCACCCAG TTGGAAGCAGAGAAGAGACGCGAGGAGCAGAGgaaatttggggttttctttGATGATAATTACGACTACCTGCAGCACCTGAAGGTGGCGTCGGCCCCGTCTGAGCTGGTGGCAGCCGGACCCTCGCACACCGACAGACAAGTTGTTCAGCTCCatgatgaggaggatggagacACGGACCAGACCTTTCCT GCAGCTTCCATCAACCTGCCCTCTTCAGTGTTCGCCTCGGAGtttgaggaggaggtgggactTCTGAACAAAGCTGCTCCCGTCTCAG GACCACGCCTGGACATGGACCCTGACATCGTGGCCGCCCTCGACGAAGACTTCAACTACGACGACCCCGACAACATCCTGGATGATGACTTCATCATCAAAGCGAACAGTGCGAGCGGCACCGTGGAGCTGGA AGGAGACTATGATGAAGATGGCGATGATGACGATGAGTGGGAGGACACGGATGAGGAAGGCGACTTTGACTCTGAGGGAGGATTCTCTGGCGACGAGGACATGGAAGGACAACGTCGAGAGTTTCTGTTCATGGATGAGGAGACGAAGAGTCGATTCACAGAGTACTCGCTGACGTCGTCTGTGATCAGGAGGAACGAGCAGCTCACCTTGTTAGACGACCGCTTTGAAAAG TTTTACGAACAGTTCGACGACGATGAGATTGGCGCTCTGGACAACGCCGAGCTGGAGGGCTTCATCGAGCCGGACAGCGCTCGCCTGGAGGAAGTCATAAAAGACTActtcaaacagaaagagaaaga GTTCCAGAGACCCGATGACTTGGGTCCCAAAGAACTTCCTGttgtgaaggaggaggaggaggatgaagaggaggaagaggagatggacACTGTTGTTATCGAGGCTCCAGAGGAGAAGTGGGACTGTGAGACCATCATCA gtaCGTATTCCAACATTTATAACAGACCCAAAGTGATTGAGGAGCCACCAAAG ccGAAGCCAATCCACGTGTCCAGTAAGACGGGCATCCCTCTGGACGTCCTCCCCGCCAGAGGCCTGACAGCCAAGCAGGCGGAGCGCATGACGATGATCAACGACTCGGACCTTCCTCGCGTCTCCACCCAGCCCCGGAATAAAGAGGAGagcaaggaggagaggaaggcaCGGAAGCAGGCCATCAAAGACGAGCGCAAG gaGAGGAGAGCGGAGAAGAAAGCCAACAAGACGGCGTTCAAGGAAGAAAAACTGCGACAGGAGAAGCAGATGTTGAACCTGAGAACGAACATTCAAGGCCTGAAGCTTTAG
- the nup133 gene encoding nuclear pore complex protein Nup133 — MFSPRTAPSSGRRHQGRITGRKSVSGAANSLLFSPRRTPLSARSTPTRVQSHAAAESVNYDVQTFGSSLPVKVMEALTMADADDQISVKVNESGWAWMVCGERLIIWKICQTAVAKLSVCKELQLPSSEYSYTADLVAVTSAAPLETAAVQSISVLAVATEGTARFWPSLAQEGNYTETDVDLGDLCNFVVAVRGGSFVLSSVKSRLLRASADSLGKLQWRALQQGQGMLSGIGRRVSSLFGILSPPANDTLHSVLWVGRASCLYTLTSSSLSKWEVDDSWEHQVLSWDARRALTESIADAIWGSESNYEEMKEGANVAYLDMKLSQSGLVVLAAAWHPSDTPCLAYFCLVTLQDNGATISDQFAVEVTKYNPPFQSEEALQATRLVLPPSPGSTAFLYNKELVFSCSTGTSRGGLPDERISFNSPGDGVRGGGCCANLPVFFSQNSGLVAVVARESASILPETMEDSLCSSLAAAPEVSAMETPTRAEPVAQEDKNKLLKAAFLQFCRNDLVGAQTVTDELFPRDGDGEEGAELDSVVTQINLDLVDDYPASDPRWAESVPDESVGFPLTSLIILHQLEDKMKAHGCFMDFLLQVGLLDRLGQVTVRSTPMATRLLLCEHAEKLQAAMVLKNHHTKHAELVNRAIGTALQRNSTAVPPGLTAADVFFREVSQISSMFDCLLEEEERSLKENPVDSVQWAEVVLTVNNIIKDMLQAAGQYRETKASMYRASETAAAEPEYIPWTASGGVGGVRTVISRQHEIILRSVYPHADSVLRSALCEQLVALLDIYLGGCVAQLTSLQQQRPLGAQQERYNSLEMEYSQRRSELLQPLLELGQYQWVAALAEKYCDFDILVQMCEQTDNQSRLQHYMAKFADQNFADFLFRWYMEKGKRGKLLSQPAAQHQQLASFLQAHQHLSWLHHIHVHDYQSAHRTLYSQANAETRYFVKKKTLLALSKLTALASDLPEEELRKQVNDIVEQERFLLHQETLPRQLLEEKQQNPDTMPLLSAHNLIQLYICDDNRGANEYDYKKALDLLEYIDEEDAVDIDSLKCEIFSKALRRDDWSLADGNDDPLEAAKDSIFVKILLKLIQEGVPLQTYLPDVKDLLESDDLSSLKTKPYFEFVLRANYEHYLQAQI, encoded by the exons ATGTTTAGCCCCCGCACCGCTCCGAGCTCCGGCCGCAGGCATCAGGGCCGGATCACCGGGAGGAAGAGCGTCTCCGGAGCGGCCAACAGTCTGCTGTTCTCCCCGCGGAGGACGCCTCTGTCGGCGAG GTCAACACCCACCCGAGTGCAGAGCCACGCAGCTGCAGAATCGGTCAACTATGATGTCCAGACCTTCGGCTCATCGCTGCCCGTCAAAGTGATGGAGGCACTGACGATGGCTGATG CCGATGACCAGATCTCAGTGAAGGTGAATGAGAGCGGCTGGGCCTGGATGGTCTGTGGAGAGCGACTGATCATCTGGAAGATCTGCCAGACTGCTGTGGCCAAG ctgtCGGTGTGTAAGGAGCTGCAGCTGCCCAGCAGTGAGTACAGCTACACGGCCGACCTCGTGGCCGTGACGTCCGCCGCTCCCCTGGAGACGGCCGCCGTTCAGTCCATCTCCGTCCTGGCGGTGGCTACAGAGGGAACGGCGCGCTTCTGGCCCAGTCTGGCTCAGGAGGGCAACTATACAGAGACAGATGTGGACCTGGGAGATCTCTGCAACTTTGTCGTTGCTGTCAGA ggAGGAAGCTTCGTCTTGTCCTCGGTGAAGAGTCGACTGTTGAGGGCGAGCGCAGATTCTTTAGGAAAGCTGCAGTGGCGAGCTCTGCAGCAGGGTCAGGGCATGTTGTCTGGGATCGGACGCCGTGTCTCCAGTCTGTTTGGCATCCTCTCCCCTCCAGCCAACGACACA ctccacagtgTGCTGTGGGTAGGCAGAGCCAGCTGCCTGTACACGCTGACCAGCTCCAGTCTGAGTAAGTGGGAGGTGGACGACAGCTGGGAGCACCAGGTCCTCAGCTGGGACGCCCGCAGAGCTCTGACCGAGAGCATCGCCGACGCCATCTGG GGGTCAGAGAGCAACTACgaggagatgaaggagggagCGAACGTGGCGTACCTGGATATGAAGCTCAGCCA GTCCGGTCTGGTGGTTTTGGCTGCAGCCTGGCACCCGTCAGACACTCCCTGTCTGGCCTACTTCTGCCTGGTGACCCTGCAGGACAACGGAGCCACCATCTCTGACCAGTTTGCTGTGGAGGTCACCAAATACAACCCTCCGTTCCAG agCGAAGAGGCCCTGCAGGCCACACGGCTGGTGCTGCCTCCTTCCCCCGGCTCCACTGCCTTCCTCTACAACAAGGAGCTGGTGTTCTCCTGCTCAACGGGAACCAGCAGGGGAGGACTGCCTGATGAGAGGATCAGCTTTAACTCCCCCG gtGATGGTGTACGTGGCGGAGGCTGCTGCGCCAACCTGCCGGTGTTTTTCTCCCAGAACAGCGGCCTGGTGGCGGTGGTGGCCCGGGAGAGCGCCTCCATCCTGCCGGAGACCATGGAGGACTCGCTGTGCTCCTCGCTGGCTGCGGCCCCAGAG GTTTCAGCCATGGAGACTCCGACCAGAGCAGAGCCTGTCGCTCAggaggacaaaaacaaactcctgAAGGCGGCCTTCCTGCAGTTCTGCCG TAATGACCTGGTGGGGGCCCAGACGGTCACAGACGAGCTCTTCCCCCGGGATGGTGACGGAGAGGAGGGAGCAGAGCTGGACAGCGTGGTGACTCAGATCAACCTGGACCTGGTGGATGATTACCCGGCCTCCGACCCCCGCTGGGCAGAATCTGTCCCTGATG AGAGCGTCGGCTTTCCTCTCACCTCCCTCATCATCCTCCACCAGCTGGAGGACAAGATGAAGGCCCACGGCTGCTTCATGGACTTCCTGCTCCAG gtGGGTTTGCTGGACCGGCTCGGCCAGGTGACGGTGCGTTCCACTCCCATGGCGACccgtctgctgctgtgtgagcaCGCTGAGAAGCTGCAGGCGGCCATGGTGCTGAAGAACCACCACACCAAACACGCCGAACTGGTCAACCGAGCCATCGGCACGGCGCTGCAGAGGAACAGCACCGCCGTGCCGCCGGGCCTCACTGCCGCCGACGTCTTCTTCAGAGAG GTGTCTCAGATCTCCTCCATGTTTGACTGTCtgctggaagaggaggagcggAGTCTGAAGGAGAACCCGGTCGACTCGGTGCAGTGGGCCGAGGTGGTTCTCACCGTCAACAACATCATCAAG gacatgCTTCAGGCTGCTGGTCAGTACAGAGAGACCAAGGCCTCCATGTACAGAGCCTCTGAAACTGCTGCTGCGGAGCCGGAGTACATCCCATGGACAG catcaGGTGGCGTGGGCGGCGTTCGTACCGTCATTTCCCGCCAACATGAGATCATCCTGCGCTCAGTGTACCCGCACGCCGACTCGGTGCTCCGCAGCGCCCTGTGTGAGCAGCTGGTGGCGCTGTTGGACATCTACCTGGGGGGCTGCGTGGCCCAGCTGAcctccctgcagcagcagaggcccCTGGGGGCCCAACAAGAGCGCTACAACAGCCTGGAGATGGAGTACAGCCAGCGGCGCTCggagctgctgcagccgctGT TGGAGCTCGGACAGTACCAGTGGGTGGCGGCGCTGGCTGAGAAGTACTGCGACTTCGACATCCTGGTTCAGATGTGTGAGCAGACCGACAACCAGAGCCGCTTGCAGCACTACATGGCCAAGTTCGCAGACCAG AACTTTGCTGACTTCCTGTTTCGTTGGTACATGGAGAAGGGGAAGAGGGGGAAGCTGCTGTCCCAGCCGGCCGCTCAGCACCAGCAGCTGGCCAGCTTCCTGCAGGCTCACCAGCACCTGAGCTGGCTGCACCACATCCACGTCCACGACTACCAGAGT GCCCACAGGACGCTCTACAGCCAGGCCAACGCGGAGACACGTTACTTTGTGAAGAAGAAGACGCTGCTGGCTCTCAGTAAGCTCACGGCACTCGCCTCCGACCTGCCGGAGGAGGAGCTCCGCAAACAAGTCAACG ACATCGTGGAGCAGGAGCGTTTCCTGCTGCACCAGGAGACTCTGCCTcgacagctgctggaggagaagcagcagaacCCCGACACCATGCCGCTGCTCAGCGCTCACAACCTCATACAG ctgTACATCTGTGACGACAACAGAGGAGCCAACGAGTACGACTACAAAAAGGCTCTGGATCTCCTGGAGTACATCGACGAG gagGACGCCGTGGACATCGACTCGCTGAAATGTGAAATCTTCAGCAAAGCGCTGAGGAGAGACGA CTGGTCCTTGGCCGACGGGAACGACGACCCTCTGGAAGCCGCCAAGGACAGCATCTTCGTCAAGATCCTCCTCAAACTCATACAGGAAG gtgttCCTCTGCAGACGTACCTGCCTGACGTCAAAGACCTGCTGGAGTCGGACGATCTGAGCagtttgaaaacaaaaccttaTTTCGAATTTGTCCTTCGAGCCAATTATGAACATTACCTACAGGCCCAGATCTGA
- the taf5l gene encoding TAF5-like RNA polymerase II p300/CBP-associated factor-associated factor 65 kDa subunit 5L — translation MKRVRTEQIQYAVAQYLKRRQYVDTDSSLKGAKLFQSAEEMAASLTVQTESGCANIISAAPCQSDPQQYEAQYSRLRSFLSETEISWAKEVNSILYPLFVYLHLDMVRCGLKGAVDGFYSRFHGAFLQDSEQRATIEQLRHVLTAQDVAANPKLSAFLEHKYVVHLTEPAYSYLLRYLQSEDNSALCRALSTHLQVEVTASRRTDYQLYGTASGATAAPNSTSSWAGVDGSEGGEGVEVPAGIPQNEAALEALQDCIKKVREGPPSLTTVCFYAFHHTEQMLNTAEVSADSRLLAAGFDSSTVKLWSLRARKLKARPHQADVSRIHLACDVLEEEVDEEDGSGSEIKTLRGHSGPVFRTSFLTDSSGLLSCSEDTTIRYWDLGSFTNTVLYQGHAYPVWDVDVSPCSLYFASGSHDRTARLWTFSRTYSLRLYAGHLADVDCVKFHPNSNYLATGSTDKTVRLWSTQQGASVRLFTGHRGPVLSLAFSPNGKYLASAGEDQRVKLWDLASGTLFKDLRGHTDSVTSLSFSPDSSLVASSSMDNTVRVWDIRNSHGGTPADGSSSELVGLYTGNTSNVLNVQFMACNLLLVTGSAQEKAEQ, via the exons ATGAAGCGGGTTCGCACTGAGCAGATCCAGTATGCCGTGGCTCAGTACCTGAAGAGGAGGCAGTATGTGGACACCGACAGTTCCCTGAAGGGAGCCAAACTCTTCCAGTCGGCTGAGGAGATGGCTGCCAGTCTCACAG TGCAGACAGAGTCGGGCTGTGCCAACATCATCTCTGCTGCACCCTGCCAGTCTGACCCACAGCAGTATGAGGCTCAGTACTCCAGGCTGCGCTCCTTCCTGTCAG AGACAGAAATCTCGTGGGCGAAGGAGGTGAACAGCATCCTCTACCCGCTCTTCGTCTACCTCCACCTGGACATGGTGCGCTGTGGCCTGAAGGGGGCAGTAGATGGTTTTTACAGTCGTTTCCACGGTGCCTTTCTTCAGGACAGCGAGCAGCGTGCCACCATAGAGCAGCTCCGCCATGTTCTCACCGCTCAGGATGTTGCAGCCAATCCCAAGCTGAGCGCTTTTCTGGAGCACAAATATGTGGTTCACCTGACGGAGCCGGCCTACAGCTATCTGCTGCGCTACCTGCAAAGCGAAGACAACAGCGCCCTCTGCAGGGCCCTCAGCACACACCTGCAGGTGGAGGTCACGGCCTCCAGACGTACTGACTACCAGCTGTATGGAACTGCCAGTGGGGCAACGGCTGCCCCaaactccacctcctcctgggCTGGCGTGGACGGGTCGGAGGGTGGCGAGGGTGTGGAGGTCCCTGCAGGGATCCCACAGAACGAGGCGGCCCTGGAGGCTCTGCAGGACTGCATCAAGAAAGTCCGCGAGGGCCCCCCCTCGCtcaccactgtgtgtttttacgcCTTCCACCACACAGAGCAGATGCTGAACACCGCCGAGGTCTCGGCCGACAGCCGGCTGCTGGCCGCCGGCTTCGACAGTTCCACGGTGAAGCTGTGGAGCCTCCGAGCCAGAAAGCTGAAGGCCAGACCGCATCAAGCTGACGTGTCGCGCATCCACCTGGCCTGTGACgtactggaggaggag GTGGATGAGGAGGACGGCTCCGGCAGCGAGATAAAGACGCTGCGAGGTCACAGCGGCCCGGTGTTTCGTACCTCCTTCCTGACAGACAGCTCCGGCCTGCTCTCCTGCTCCGAGGACACAACCATACGTTACTGGGACCTGGGCAGCTTCACCAACACGGTGCTGTACCAGGGCCATGCCTATCCGGTGTGGGACGTGGACGTCAGCCCCTGCAGCCTTTACTTTGCCAGCGGCTCCCACGACCGCACAGCCCGCCTTTGGACGTTCTCCCGCACGTACTCGCTCCGGCTCTACGCCGGCCATCTCGCCGACGTCGACTGTGTCAAATTCCACCCCAACTCCAACTACCTGGCCACTGGCTCCACAGACAAGACTGTCCGGCTGTGGAGCACCCAGCAGGGGGCGTCTGTTCGCCTCTTCACTGGCCACCGCGGCCCGGTGCTGTCGCTCGCTTTCTCACCTAACGGGAAGTACTTGGCGTCCGCTGGCGAGGACCAGCGGGTGAAGCTGTGGGACTTGGCGTCAGGGACGTTGTTCAAAGACTTGCGGGGACACACGGACAGCGTCACCAGCCTGTCTTTCAGCCCAGACAGCAGCCTGGTGGCGTCGTCGTCTATGGACAACACAGTCCGGGTGTGGGACATCCGCAACTCCCACGGCGGGACGCCAGCTGATGGCTCGTCCAGCGAACTGGTGGGACTGTACACTGGAAACACCAGCAACGTGCTGAACGTCCAGTTCATGGCCTGCAACCTGCTGCTGGTGACAGGAAGTGCACAAGAGAAGGCAGAACAGTAG
- the capn9 gene encoding calpain-9 isoform X2, translating to MPLQSTLSGRGSGSTQALDTQSDGKSFEQLRQECLQKGVLFEDPDFPATDASLFFSQSVPVQIEWKRPTELCSDPEFIVGGADRTDICQGQLGDCWLLAAIASLTLKKEALARVVPHDQGFDHRYAGIFHFQFWQHNKWLDVVVDDRLPSVRNQLIMLHSASSNEFWSALLEKAYAKLHGSYESLKGGSTMEAMEDFTGGVGEMYDTKSAPSDLFSIMKKALDRGSMMGCSIDISSSAESEAKTTTGLVKGHAYSITGLEEVNFRGQKVQLIRIRNPWGQVEWNGPWSDNSREWNYVDKAEKTRILQNSTEDGEFWMEFEDFKRNYDKVEICNMTPDSLSDDTKRHWEVSMFEGNWIRGSTAGGCRNYIDTFWTNPQFKLELEDADDDDDDVCSVVIALMQKNRRKLRKEGLDLETIGFAVYEAPDDEDHQGKDFFRYHASKARSKTYINMREVSERFTLPPGKYLLVPTTFQPHHEADFLIRIFSEKKAAALEMGSDVDADLPDPPMPNPPEEETDEERGLRRLFEQLAGADKAISVRELQQMLNGVLSRRKEIKFDGLSLSTCHSIINLMDVDNTGKLEFQEFKVFWEKMKKWIMLFLSFDTDRSGKMSSYELRSALKAAGMHLNNQLLQLIGLRFADPNYDIDFDDYLTCIVRLENMFRAFQAMDKFQRGRVRMNIMQFLMLSMNV from the exons ATGCCTCTCCAGTCCACTCTGTCCGGCAGAGGCTCCGGCTCGACccaggccttggacactcagtcGGACGGGAAGTCCTTTGAGCAGCTGAGGCAGGAATGCCTGCAGAAGGGAGTCCTGTTTGAGGACCCAGACTTCCCTGCCACCGACGCCTCGCTCTTCTTCAGCCAGAGCGTTCCCGTGCAGATTGAATGGAAGAGGCCCACG GAGCTCTGCAGCGACCCGGAGTTCATCGTGGGTGGCGCGGACAGGACAGACATTTGTCAGGGACAGCTCG GGGACTGCTGGCTCCTGGCAGCCATCGCATCCCTGACCCTCAAAAAAGAAGCACTGGCCCGAGTCGTCCCCCACGACCAGGGGTTTGACCACAGATACGCCGGCATCTTCCACTTCCAG TTCTGGCAGCACAACAAATGGCTGGACGTGGTGGTGGACGACAGACTGCCGTCGGTGAGGAATCAGCTCATCATGCTTCACTCTGCCTCCAGCAACGAGTTCTGGAGCGCGCTGCTGGAGAAAGCCTACGCCAA acTGCACGGCAGCTACGAGTCCCTGAAAGGCGGCAGCACCATGGAGGCCATGGAGGATTTTACCGGCGGCGTCGGGGAAATGTACGACACCAAGAGCGCTCCCAGCGACCTGTTCTCCATCATGAAGAAGGCCCTGGACAGAGGCTCCATGATGGGATGCTCTATCGAT ATCTCCAGCTCCGCGGAGTCTGAGGCCAAGACGACCACGGGCCTGGTGAAGGGACACGCGTACTCCATCACAGGCCTGGAGGAG GTGAATTTCAGAGGTCAGAAGGTCCAGCTGATCCGGATCAGAAATCCCTGGGGTCAGGTGGAGTGGAACGGCCCCTGGAGTGACAA ctccaGAGAGTGGAATTATGtggacaaagcagaaaaaactCGCATCCTGCAGAATTCAACAGAGGACGGTGAATTCTG GATGGAGTTCGAGGACTTCAAACGGAACTACGACAAGGTGGAGATCTGCAACATGACGCCCGACTCCCTGAGCGACGACACAAAGCGCCACTGGGAGGTCAGCATGTTCGAGGGAAACTGGATCCGAGGCTCCACCGCTGGAGGCTGCAGGAACTACATCG ACACATTTTGGACCAACCCGCAGTTCAAGCTGGAGCTGGAAGACGCCgatgacgacgacgacgacGTGTGCAGCGTGGTGATCGCTCTGATGCAGAAGAACCGACGGAAGCTGAGGAAGGAAGGCCTGGACCTGGAGACCATTGGCTTCGCAGTGTATGAG GCTCCGGACGATGAAGACCACCAGGGGAAGGACTTCTTCCGCTACCACGCATCCAAGGCTCGTAGCAAGACCTACATCAACATGCGGGAGGTGTCGGAGCGTTTCACACTGCCTCCTGGGAAATACCTGCTGGTCCCCACCACCTTCCAGCCCCACCACGAGGCCGACTTCCTCATCAGGATCTTCTCTGAGAAAAAGGCGGCGGCACT GGAGATGGGAAGCGACGTCGATGCCGACCTGCCGGAT CCGCCCATGCCCAACCCTCCCGAGGAGGAaacagatgaggagagaggactgaGGCGGCTGTTTGAGCAGCTGGCTGGTGCG gacaaAGCCATCTCTGTCagggagctgcagcagatgctCAACGGCGTTCTCAGCAGAC GGAAAGAAATCAAGTTTGACGGCCTGAGTCTCAGCACCTGCCACAGCATCATCAACCTGATGGAC GTGGACAACACGGGGAAGCTGGAGTTCCAGGAGTTTAAGGTCTTCTGGGAAAAGATGAAGAAGTGGATT ATGCTCTTCCTGTCCTTTGACACCGACCGGTCGGGGAAGATGTCGTCCTACGAGCTTCGCAGTGCTCTCAAAGCTGCAG GCATGCACCTGAACAAccagctcctgcagctcatCGGCCTCAGGTTTGCTGATCCCAACTACGACATCGACTTCGACGACTACCTCACCTGCATCGTGCGTCTGGAGAACATGTTCA GAGCTTTCCAAGCTATGGACAAATTCCAGAGGGGGCGGGTGAGAATGAACATCATGCAG TTCCTGATGTTGTCGATGAACGTGTGA
- the capn9 gene encoding calpain-9 isoform X1 has translation MPLQSTLSGRGSGSTQALDTQSDGKSFEQLRQECLQKGVLFEDPDFPATDASLFFSQSVPVQIEWKRPTELCSDPEFIVGGADRTDICQGQLGDCWLLAAIASLTLKKEALARVVPHDQGFDHRYAGIFHFQFWQHNKWLDVVVDDRLPSVRNQLIMLHSASSNEFWSALLEKAYAKLHGSYESLKGGSTMEAMEDFTGGVGEMYDTKSAPSDLFSIMKKALDRGSMMGCSIDVKTRPSKNCFECVVSMCLVWFSLTVLNLSGCFGFLQISSSAESEAKTTTGLVKGHAYSITGLEEVNFRGQKVQLIRIRNPWGQVEWNGPWSDNSREWNYVDKAEKTRILQNSTEDGEFWMEFEDFKRNYDKVEICNMTPDSLSDDTKRHWEVSMFEGNWIRGSTAGGCRNYIDTFWTNPQFKLELEDADDDDDDVCSVVIALMQKNRRKLRKEGLDLETIGFAVYEAPDDEDHQGKDFFRYHASKARSKTYINMREVSERFTLPPGKYLLVPTTFQPHHEADFLIRIFSEKKAAALEMGSDVDADLPDPPMPNPPEEETDEERGLRRLFEQLAGADKAISVRELQQMLNGVLSRRKEIKFDGLSLSTCHSIINLMDVDNTGKLEFQEFKVFWEKMKKWIMLFLSFDTDRSGKMSSYELRSALKAAGMHLNNQLLQLIGLRFADPNYDIDFDDYLTCIVRLENMFRAFQAMDKFQRGRVRMNIMQFLMLSMNV, from the exons ATGCCTCTCCAGTCCACTCTGTCCGGCAGAGGCTCCGGCTCGACccaggccttggacactcagtcGGACGGGAAGTCCTTTGAGCAGCTGAGGCAGGAATGCCTGCAGAAGGGAGTCCTGTTTGAGGACCCAGACTTCCCTGCCACCGACGCCTCGCTCTTCTTCAGCCAGAGCGTTCCCGTGCAGATTGAATGGAAGAGGCCCACG GAGCTCTGCAGCGACCCGGAGTTCATCGTGGGTGGCGCGGACAGGACAGACATTTGTCAGGGACAGCTCG GGGACTGCTGGCTCCTGGCAGCCATCGCATCCCTGACCCTCAAAAAAGAAGCACTGGCCCGAGTCGTCCCCCACGACCAGGGGTTTGACCACAGATACGCCGGCATCTTCCACTTCCAG TTCTGGCAGCACAACAAATGGCTGGACGTGGTGGTGGACGACAGACTGCCGTCGGTGAGGAATCAGCTCATCATGCTTCACTCTGCCTCCAGCAACGAGTTCTGGAGCGCGCTGCTGGAGAAAGCCTACGCCAA acTGCACGGCAGCTACGAGTCCCTGAAAGGCGGCAGCACCATGGAGGCCATGGAGGATTTTACCGGCGGCGTCGGGGAAATGTACGACACCAAGAGCGCTCCCAGCGACCTGTTCTCCATCATGAAGAAGGCCCTGGACAGAGGCTCCATGATGGGATGCTCTATCGATGTAAAGACCAGACCCTCCAAAAACTGTTTTGAATGTGTGGTATCCATGTGTTTAGTTTGGTTTAGTCTCACAGTTTTAAACCTGTCTGGGTGTTTTGGTTTTCTCCAGATCTCCAGCTCCGCGGAGTCTGAGGCCAAGACGACCACGGGCCTGGTGAAGGGACACGCGTACTCCATCACAGGCCTGGAGGAG GTGAATTTCAGAGGTCAGAAGGTCCAGCTGATCCGGATCAGAAATCCCTGGGGTCAGGTGGAGTGGAACGGCCCCTGGAGTGACAA ctccaGAGAGTGGAATTATGtggacaaagcagaaaaaactCGCATCCTGCAGAATTCAACAGAGGACGGTGAATTCTG GATGGAGTTCGAGGACTTCAAACGGAACTACGACAAGGTGGAGATCTGCAACATGACGCCCGACTCCCTGAGCGACGACACAAAGCGCCACTGGGAGGTCAGCATGTTCGAGGGAAACTGGATCCGAGGCTCCACCGCTGGAGGCTGCAGGAACTACATCG ACACATTTTGGACCAACCCGCAGTTCAAGCTGGAGCTGGAAGACGCCgatgacgacgacgacgacGTGTGCAGCGTGGTGATCGCTCTGATGCAGAAGAACCGACGGAAGCTGAGGAAGGAAGGCCTGGACCTGGAGACCATTGGCTTCGCAGTGTATGAG GCTCCGGACGATGAAGACCACCAGGGGAAGGACTTCTTCCGCTACCACGCATCCAAGGCTCGTAGCAAGACCTACATCAACATGCGGGAGGTGTCGGAGCGTTTCACACTGCCTCCTGGGAAATACCTGCTGGTCCCCACCACCTTCCAGCCCCACCACGAGGCCGACTTCCTCATCAGGATCTTCTCTGAGAAAAAGGCGGCGGCACT GGAGATGGGAAGCGACGTCGATGCCGACCTGCCGGAT CCGCCCATGCCCAACCCTCCCGAGGAGGAaacagatgaggagagaggactgaGGCGGCTGTTTGAGCAGCTGGCTGGTGCG gacaaAGCCATCTCTGTCagggagctgcagcagatgctCAACGGCGTTCTCAGCAGAC GGAAAGAAATCAAGTTTGACGGCCTGAGTCTCAGCACCTGCCACAGCATCATCAACCTGATGGAC GTGGACAACACGGGGAAGCTGGAGTTCCAGGAGTTTAAGGTCTTCTGGGAAAAGATGAAGAAGTGGATT ATGCTCTTCCTGTCCTTTGACACCGACCGGTCGGGGAAGATGTCGTCCTACGAGCTTCGCAGTGCTCTCAAAGCTGCAG GCATGCACCTGAACAAccagctcctgcagctcatCGGCCTCAGGTTTGCTGATCCCAACTACGACATCGACTTCGACGACTACCTCACCTGCATCGTGCGTCTGGAGAACATGTTCA GAGCTTTCCAAGCTATGGACAAATTCCAGAGGGGGCGGGTGAGAATGAACATCATGCAG TTCCTGATGTTGTCGATGAACGTGTGA